From a region of the Oryza sativa Japonica Group chromosome 6, ASM3414082v1 genome:
- the LOC112936076 gene encoding uncharacterized protein, translating to MESEATEFMLNLLGINDGISPSLTSLGIQLEKLKLADDKHLRMWIIYAISSVLAPTTATTVSPRCYPSVVDAGNIKNLNWCKFVISILQKATKAGKTTNSACLLYMMILYLDSLSFKNLNVPVEGYRATVWTNELINQAILADTSADGSFGALPEKDRIVIAVQNLCEGFSGLVTKFVRQISGLDFVDLRGSQPRKMRMNQKKLAQRTKRVQQDEDLDVTSSDDEDFVADEEEVEDTKEDEYTDEDGDSDDDEDEGEEDDDDEGEEDDDEDRSENDDEDGAETGRSGEQADAATDVTGCKGDDTNEGIGSGGKDVDGVTECKGDDTNEGTASGGKGADDVIGKGKQVDEGIGFGDKEKHEEKQAPNAVAQNVPESEKQPVQNVEKYSFLTTTIDSHEVPNFNLGFDSSQEVVQTPKGQEAAGTSQGKEFPGIITNEDYGSFTTEDYEKVRREADEAIASKSATKSPVAEVISKEPIACEVEEETPVPHEYNKRVVKPAKFKRSPFIDYENKKQFVVSRVINEVYDDICKNGGRTKSRRNSQKIIDTGEYYIYLSDLANSVKPMGSLDNNTCELALIVLSADIKDNSKRIFPARIGGYLLDSKLDRNELKKHFDQTRANRLDHKELAFFPILQELGNGNHKAGHYFVVCLNLKAERFEVYDSLRGEDDEALISAYHLVVASIKTMWDRFYMRSSKKTIQNYPLIFIDGPKQDNIRDCGFYMLKFVELWDGKQLPAFEPSDIPNIKKLLTHKMLSFQGNRVQWMQVLWGKEPDPTLKYKMKLRRN from the exons ATGGAATCTGAAGCTACAGAATTTATGCTGAATTTGCTTGGAATCAACGATGGTATCTCACCATCACTGACTTCTCTTGGGATTCAATTGGAGAAGTTGAAGTTAGCAGATGACAAGCACCTGCGTATGTGGATCATCTACGCCATTTCTTCTGTTTTAGCACCAACGACAGCAACAACAGTCAGCCCAAGATGCTATCCTTCTGTTGTTGATGCTGGAAATATCAAGAATCTTAATTGGTGCAAGTTTGTCATATCTATTTTGCAAAAAGCTACTAAAGCTGGGAAGACTACCAACTCAGCATGTCTCCTGTATATGATG ATTCTTTATTTGGACTCGCTTTCGTTTAAAAATCTCAATGTTCCAGTGGAGGGTTATCGAGCTACTGTTTGGACGAATGAATTGATAAATCAAGCAATATTAGCAGACACATCAGCAGACGGCTCCTTTGGAGCTTTACCA GAAAAGGACAGAATTGTGATCGCTGTGCAAAATTTGTGTGAAGGGTTTTCAGGTTTGGTCACAAAATTTGTGAGACAGATTTCCGGCCTTGATTTTGTGGATCTTAGGGGTAGCCAACCAAGGAAAATGCGAATGAACCAGAAGAAACTTGCACAAAGGACAAAACGAGTTCAGCAAGATGAAGATCTAG ATGTAACTTcaagtgatgatgaagatttTGTTGCTGATGAAGAAGAAGTGGAAGACACTAAGGAAGATGAATATACTGATGAAGATGGagattctgatgatgatgaggatgaaggagaagaagatgacgatgatgaaggagaagaagatgacgatgaGGATAGGTCAGAAAATGATGACGAAGATGGTGCTGAAACTGGAAGGAGTGGTGAGCAGGCTGATGCTGCAACTGATGTTACTGGTTGCAAAGGAGATGATACAAATGAAGGGATTGGCAGTGGAGGCAAAGATGTTGATGGTGTTACTGAATGCAAAGGAGATGACACAAATGAAGGGACTGCCAGCGGTGGCAAAGGCGCTGATGATGTTATTGGAAAAGGGAAACAAGTAGATGAAGGTATTGGGTTTGGTGACAAGGAAAAACATGAAGAAAAGCAAGCACCCAATGCTGTAGCACAAAATGTTCCAGAATCAGAGAAGCAACCAGTGCAAAATGTAGAAAAATATTCTTTCCTAACAACAACCATTGATTCACATGAAGTTCCAAACTTCAATCTTGGTTTTGATAGCTCCCAGGAAGTTGTGCAAACACCAAAGGGGCAAGAAGCAGCAGGAACATCTCAAGGTAAAGAATTTCCTGGAATTATCACAAATGAGGACTATGGAAGTTTTACTACTGAAGACTATGAAAAGGTTAGGAGAGAAGCAGATGAGGCCATTGCCAGCAAATCTGCCACAAAATCACCTGTCGCTGAAGTAATCTCCAAGGAACCTATTGCTTGTGAAGTAGAAGAAGAAACACCTGTGCCCCATGAGTACAATAAAAGGGTGGTGAAACCAGCAAAATTCAAAAGGTCACCCTTTATTGATTATGAGAACAAGAAGCAATTCGTGGTTTCTCGAGTTATAAACGAGGTATATGATGACATTTGCAAGAATGGAGGGAGAACCAAGTCAAGAAGGAATAG CCAAAAGATCATTGATACAGGAGAATATTATATTTATCTTAGCGATCTTGCGAACTCTGTCAAACCTATGGGCTCACTGGACAATAACACATGTGAATTGGCATTAATTGTTCTGTCTGCTGATATCAAGGACAATTCGAAGAGAATTTTTCCTGCCAGAATAGGA GGATATTTGTTGGATTCGAAGTTGGACAGGAATGAGCTCAAGAAACACTTCGATCAAACGAGAGCGAACCGTCTTGACCATAAAGAATTa GCATTTTTTCCCATTCTCCAGGAATTGGGTAATGGGAATCATAAGGCTGGTCACTATTTCGTGGTGTGCCTTAATCTGAAAGCTGAAAGATTCGAGGTTTATGATTCGCTGAGGGGAGAAGATGACGAAGCGCTGATTTCAGCATATCATCTTGTTGTTGCATCCATCAAGACCATGTGGGATAGGTTTTACATGAGGTCTTCGAAGAAAACCATCCAGAATTACCCACTGATTTTCATTGATGGCCCAAAGCAAGATAACAT cCGGGATTGTGGTTTTTATATGCTGAAATTTGTGGAGTTGTGGGATGGCAAACAGTTGCCAGCATTTGAACCAAGTGACATCCCCAACATTAAGAAACTACTTACACACAAGATGCTCTCGTTTCAAGGAAATCGTGTGCAATGGATGCAAGTATTATGGGGCAAAGAGCCTGATCCTACACTTAAG TACAAGATGAAATTGAGACGCAACTAG
- the LOC136357095 gene encoding protein FAR1-RELATED SEQUENCE 5-like, translating to MLHGVNLSAGRIMQLMSELYGGARNVPYTRKDISNFKSKLGSEYRCRDIPETIAHFEEIKKDDPNFFYKIQLDKEDRVQNIFWVDGAARNAYKDFKDCISFDCTYMTNMYNMPCAPFIGLNKHGQSIQLGCGFLRNEKTETFVWLFQAFLEAMEGVEPTNIITDQDLAMKAAIALVFPHAKHRNCHWHIMQNAQKKIGHILDHDKALCDAFNDCLDNSWTEQEFDAKWDAMLTTYHLQDNEHFRHLWEMRQCWVPVYFMHCFFPFLQTTARSEGFNAVLKRYVNPQNSIYNFFLQYKKIQEKITVATDQNEFEAEETIPSMWGNYPMETKALEVYTRPIFNRFQKELIASTSYKLTRTSENMYLVEPNGGPVRNYGSRAFIVAANVLDRTYNCECCKFERDGILCCHVLKVMTSDFVGQVSDIPEHYILPRWTMVKEPELPPVTSIGEQMQLPPESLKLIRYTNLCTKFTQIAKDASSNEKAYRMALQRMSSMTDDLAAMKQSRKKQKKAQPAPADPARGISDIPSASTNPTLQINDPPIIQKQGRPVSTRRKPGVHAKASKTSVRKGLASTEK from the exons ATGCTGCACGGAGTTAATCTCTCAGCTGGTAGAATTATGCAATTGATGTCTGAATTGTATGGAGGGGCTAGGAATGTACCCTACACTAGAAAAGACATAAGCAATTTCAAGTCAAAGTTGGGGAGCGAGTATAGGTGTAGAGATATTCCTGAAACAATTGCTCACTTCGAGGAAATAAAAAAGGATGACCCAAATTTCTTCTACAAGATTCAACTTGATAAAGAAGACAGGGTGCAGAACATATTTTGGGTTGATGGAGCAGCAAGAAATGCCTACAAAGACTTCAAAGATTGCATCTCGTTTGACTGCACATACATGACAAACATGTATAACATGCCTTGTGCACCATTCATTGGGTTAAACAAACATGGGCAATCAATACAG CTGGGTTGTGGATTTCTAAGGAATGAAAAGACAGAAACCTTTGTATGGTTGTTTCAAGCATTTCTAGAGGCTATGGAAGGTGTAGAGCCCACAAACATAATAACTGATCAAGACCTAGCTATGAAGGCAGCTATAGCGCTAGTTTTCCCACATGCTAAGCATCGCAACTGCCACTGGCATATAATGCAGAATGCTCAGAAGAAGATTGGCCATATATTAGATCATGACAAAGCATTGTGTGATGCATTCAATGACTGCCTTGACAATAGCTGGACAGAGCAAGAGTTTGATGCTAAATGGGATGCAATGTTGACAACATATCATTTACAAGATAATGAGCACTTCCGACACCTTTGGGAAATGAGACAGTGTTGGGTCCCAGTATACTTTATGCACTGTTTCTTCCCTTTCCTCCAGACTACAGCACGGAGTGAGGGATTTAACGCAGTGCTGAAGCGCTATGTAAATCCCCAAAATAGCATATACAACTTCTTTTTGCAGTACAAGAAGATTCAAGAAAAAATCACTGTTGCAACAGATCAGAATGAGTTTGAAGCAGAAGAAACAATCCCTTCTATGTGGGGTAACTATCCCATGGAAACAAAAGCATTGGAGGTCTACACAAGGCCTATATTCAACAGATTTCAAAAAGAGCTGATTGCTTCAACATCATATAAATTGACCCGAACTTCTGAAAACATGTATCTAGTAGAACCGAATGGAGGTCCTGTTAGGAATTATGGATCAAGGGCATTCATTGTAGCTGCAAATGTGTTGGATAGGACATACAACTGTGAATGCTGTAAGTTTGAAAGGGATGGCATTCTTTGCTGTCATGTTCTGAAG GTGATGACATCTGATTTTGTGGGCCAAGTGAGTGACATTCCAGAACATTACATATTGCCTAGATGGACGATGGTTAAAGAGCCTGAATTGCCTCCAGTTACAAGCATTGGTGAACAAATGCAATTGCCCCCTGAATCTCTAAAGCTAATCAGGTATACCAATCTGTGCACAAAATTTACACAGATTGCAAAAGATGCATCAAGCAACGAGAAAGCCTACCGTATGGCTCTACAGCGTATGAGCTCAATGACTGATGACTTAGCAGCTATGAAGCAGAGTagaaagaaacagaaaaaagCACAGCCAGCCCCAGCTGATCCTGCAAGAGGAATTTCAGATATCCCCTCGGCATCAACTAACCCAACGCTACAGATAAATGACCCCCCCATCATACAAAAGCAAGGGAGACCAGTTTCAACAAGACGCAAGCCTGGGGTCCATGCAAAGGCGTCAAAGACATCAGTTAGGAAAGGCCTAGCTAGTACTGAGAAGTGA
- the LOC4340642 gene encoding probable galacturonosyltransferase-like 9: MPARAAAAAAAVALLLAVCAQAAALPRFAEAPEYRNGEGCPAAATAAAGVCDAGLVHISMTLDAHYLRGSMAAVYSLLKHASCPESLFFHFLAEEEEVGGGGDLRRAVAASFPSLRFEIYAFRAEAVAGLISASVRAALESPLNYARNHLADLLPRCVPRAIYLDSDVLAVDDVRRLWETRLPAAAVVAAPEYCHANFSRYFTPAFWSDPGLGRRVFAGRRRPPCYFNTGVMVIDLRRWRAGNYRHRIERWMEIQKEKRIYELGSLPPFLLVFAGEVEAVDHRWNQHGLGGDNVRGSCRPLHDGPVSLMHWSGKGKPWDRLDAGNPCPLDHTWKSYDLYVAGDDGAAASSPASGPALSSTSTTWPALVFSW; encoded by the coding sequence ATGCCGGcgcgggccgcggcggcggcggctgcggtggcgctGCTGCTGGCCGTCTGCgctcaggcggcggcgctgccgagGTTCGCTGAGGCGCCGGAGTACAGGAACGGGGAAGGGTgtcccgcggcggcgacggcggcggcgggggtgtgTGACGCTGGGCTGGTGCACATCTCGATGACGCTGGACGCGCACTACCTGCGCGGGTCCATGGCGGCGGTGTACTCGCTGCTCAAGCACGCCTCCTGCCCGGAGTCGCTCTTCTTCCACTTcttggcggaggaggaggaggttgggGGTGGTGGTGACCTGCGGCGCGCCGTGGCGGCGTCGTTCCCGTCGCTGCGGTTCgagatctacgcgttcagggcgGAGGCCGTGGCGGGGCTCATCTCGGCGTCCGTGCGCGCCGCGCTGGAGTCGCCGCTCAACTACGCGCGGAACCACCTCGCCGACCTGCTCCCGCGCTGCGTGCCCCGCGCGATCTACCTCGACTCCGAcgtgctcgccgtcgacgacgtgCGGCGCCTCTGGGAGAcgcgcctccccgccgccgccgtcgtcgcggcgCCCGAGTACTGCCACGCCAACTTCTCCCGCTACTTCACCCCGGCGTTCTGGTCCGACCCAGGCCTCGGCCGCCGCGtcttcgccggccgccgccgcccgccctgcTACTTCAACACCGGCGTCATGGTCATCGACCTCCGCCGCTGGCGCGCCGGCAACTACCGCCACCGCATCGAGCGGTGGATGgagatccagaaggagaagcgCATCTACGAGCTGGGCTCGctgccgcccttcctcctcgtcttcgccggcgaggtcgaggcCGTCGACCACCGCTGGAACCAGCACGGCCTCGGCGGCGACAACGTGCGCGGCAGCTGCCGCCCGCTCCACGACGGGCCGGTCAGCCTCATGCACTGGTCAGGCAAGGGGAAGCCATGGGACCGCCTCGACGCCGGCAACCCGTGCCCGCTCGACCACACCTGGAAGTCCTACGACCTCTACGTTGCcggggacgacggcgccgccgcctcctcgccggcgtccgggCCGGCGTtgtcgtcgacgtcgacgacgtGGCCCGCATTGGTGTTCTCTTGGTAG